A genomic window from Equus caballus isolate H_3958 breed thoroughbred chromosome 5, TB-T2T, whole genome shotgun sequence includes:
- the LOC111773394 gene encoding late cornified envelope protein 2D → MSCQQNQQQCQPPPKCLPKCPTPKCSPKCPPKCPPQCPAPCPPPVSSCCGPSSGGCCSSGGGGCCLSHHRPRLFHRRRHQSPDCCEGEPSGGSGCCGGSGGCC, encoded by the coding sequence ATGTCCTGCCAGCAGAACCAGCAGCAGTGCCAGCCTCCTCCCAAGTGCCTCCCAAAGTGCCCCACCCCTAAATGTTCTCCCAAGTGTCCCCCCAAGTGCCCCCCTCAGTGTCCAGCCCCGTGTCCCCCTCCAGTCTCCTCCTGCTGTGGCCCCAGCTCTGGGGGCTGCTGCagctctgggggagggggctgctgcctAAGCCACCACAGGCCCCGTCTCTTCCACCGGCGGCGGCACCAGAGCCCTGACTGCTGTGAGGGTGAGCCCTCGGGGGGCTCCGGCTGCTGCGGCGGCTCTGGGGGCTGCTGCTGA
- the LOC100055904 gene encoding late cornified envelope protein 2A, giving the protein MSFQQNQQQCQPPPKCPPKCSPKCPPKCPPQCPAPCPPPVSSCCGPSSGGCCSSGGGGCCLSHHRPRLFHRQRRHQSSDCCEYEPSGGSGCCGGSGGCC; this is encoded by the coding sequence ATGTCCTTCCAGCAGAACCAGCAGCAGTGCCAGCCCCCTCCCAAGTGCCCCCCAAAATGCTCACCCAAGTGTCCTCCAAAGTGCCCGCCCCAGTGCCCAGCCCCGTGTCCCCCTCCAGTCTCCTCCTGCTGTGGCCCCAGCTCTGGGGGCTGCTGCAGCTCTGGGGGTGGCGGCTGCTGCCTGAGCCACCACAGGCCCCGTCTCTTCCACCGGCAGCGCAGGCACCAGAGCTCCGACTGCTGTGAGTATGAGCCCTCGGGGGGCTCTGGCTGCTGCGGTGGCTCTGGGGGCTGCTGCTGA